The Nostoc sp. 'Lobaria pulmonaria (5183) cyanobiont' genome window below encodes:
- a CDS encoding helicase-related protein — MPRIFDNIDLQLLPILRETLKISYRADFCVGYFNLRGWRRIDDLIEQYVGSENACCRLLIGMQSLPSDEVHAAFSLSSSDGRIDNSSIVRFKKRMAAEFRQQLTIGAPTNQDEAGLRRLSHQLKTQKLIIKLFLRHSLHAKLYLVHRHDPNTPAVGFLGSSNLTLPGLAKQGELNVDILDHDACNKLQTWFSDRWQDYGCVDISQELAEIIDQSWARQDLVSPYYIYLKIAYHLSHEAIAGLSEFRIPREFNNLFDFQKAAVQLAARHVTRRGGVLVGDVVGLGKTLVGTALAKILQEDCFLETLIICPKNLVQMWQEYVNNYRLLAEVMPISQVQNKLPKLRRYRVVLIDESHNLRNREGKRYRAITEYIAANESKCILLSATPYNKSYLDLSAQLRLFVPEDQDLGLRPEALINELGGSSVGELEFIRKHQCSVRSLAAFEKSEHPDDWRELMKRYMVRRTRSFIKDNYAHTDETGQKYLEFSDGRHSYFPQRLPRSIKFPLEASNTDFYARLYSESVVEVINQLNLPRYGLGNYIIAKPKQPPTDTEQRLINSFFRGGRRLMGFSRTNLFKRLESSGVAFIKSIERHILRNFIYLSALEQGLDIPIGTQEAELLDTSNNDEDTDSVVAALFDTETEEDDFDNSGHVENLTQNLTPQPPSIQGKGENSKPLSLQERGLERGFPDSVKSQEKFFRQRAESIYQEYTTRYQRRFKWLRSTLFDIKKLKRDLLEDAKALINVLQCGEWNPQKDEKLAALIKLLTKTHPNDKVLIFTQFADTVRYLADNLQSSHITNVAGVTGQSKDPTLMTGRFSPVSNGKREQISSSDELRILIATDVLSEGHNLQDCAIIVNWDLPWAIIRLIQRAGRVDRIGQNADKILCYSFLPAEGVERIINLRERLRKRLQENAEVVGTDEAFFEDDDARVILDLYNEKSGILDGEEDTEVDLTSEAFQIWKKATDGNPGLKKTIEEMENVVYSTRAHTPQPVQPEGVLLYMKTTEGNDSLIYVDRNGNSVTQSQLAVLRVAACEESTAAIPRDKQHHELVNKGAELIAEDEKNAGGQLGRPSGARFRTYERLKSYVQEMKGTLFVSEELLKAIDEIYRYPLRQSAIDTLNRQLRSGINNQQLAELVVALRMDDRLCIVTEELEKREPQIICSLGLFCNS, encoded by the coding sequence ATGCCCCGCATTTTTGACAACATTGACTTACAACTGCTACCGATTTTACGAGAAACCCTCAAAATCTCTTATCGGGCAGATTTTTGCGTTGGCTACTTCAACCTCAGAGGTTGGCGAAGAATTGATGATTTAATTGAACAGTATGTTGGTAGTGAAAATGCTTGTTGTCGTTTACTAATTGGGATGCAAAGCTTGCCTAGTGATGAAGTTCATGCAGCATTTTCCCTTAGTAGTAGTGATGGACGGATTGACAACAGTAGCATTGTGCGATTTAAAAAACGCATGGCGGCAGAATTTCGCCAGCAGTTGACTATCGGTGCGCCGACTAATCAAGATGAAGCGGGGTTGCGGCGGTTAAGTCATCAGCTAAAAACTCAGAAACTAATTATTAAACTGTTTCTCCGTCATTCTCTCCACGCCAAGTTATATCTTGTGCATCGCCATGACCCCAACACTCCCGCAGTGGGATTCTTAGGTAGTAGTAATTTAACCCTTCCCGGACTGGCGAAACAAGGGGAGTTGAATGTTGATATTTTAGACCACGATGCTTGTAATAAACTGCAAACGTGGTTTAGCGATCGCTGGCAAGATTACGGTTGTGTAGATATTTCCCAAGAATTAGCTGAAATTATTGATCAGAGTTGGGCTAGGCAAGATTTAGTCTCACCTTACTACATCTACCTGAAGATAGCTTACCACTTATCCCATGAAGCGATCGCTGGACTTTCAGAATTTCGCATCCCCCGCGAATTTAATAACTTATTTGATTTCCAGAAAGCCGCCGTACAGCTAGCAGCACGTCATGTAACTAGGCGTGGCGGTGTATTAGTGGGCGATGTGGTCGGTTTGGGTAAAACTTTAGTTGGAACCGCCCTTGCCAAAATATTACAAGAAGATTGTTTTTTAGAAACACTGATTATTTGCCCGAAAAACTTGGTGCAAATGTGGCAAGAATATGTAAATAATTATCGGTTACTTGCCGAGGTTATGCCGATTAGTCAAGTACAAAATAAATTACCAAAACTCCGGCGTTATCGAGTTGTCTTGATTGATGAAAGTCACAATTTACGTAACCGCGAAGGTAAACGTTATCGAGCAATTACAGAATATATTGCAGCTAACGAAAGTAAATGTATTTTATTATCTGCAACTCCTTACAATAAAAGTTATCTTGACCTTTCCGCCCAACTGCGGCTATTTGTGCCAGAAGACCAAGATTTGGGCTTAAGACCAGAAGCTTTAATTAATGAACTTGGTGGCAGTTCTGTAGGAGAATTAGAATTTATTAGAAAGCATCAGTGTTCTGTACGTTCTTTAGCGGCTTTTGAGAAAAGCGAACACCCTGATGACTGGCGAGAATTGATGAAGCGTTACATGGTGCGACGCACTCGCTCTTTTATTAAAGATAATTATGCCCACACAGATGAAACCGGGCAGAAATATTTAGAATTTTCTGATGGAAGACATTCTTATTTTCCCCAACGTTTACCTCGTAGTATCAAGTTTCCTTTAGAAGCTTCTAACACAGACTTTTATGCTCGTCTTTACTCTGAATCGGTAGTAGAAGTTATTAATCAACTTAACTTACCTCGTTATGGGCTTGGGAATTACATTATTGCTAAACCCAAACAGCCGCCTACAGATACCGAACAACGTTTGATTAATAGCTTCTTTCGTGGCGGTAGGAGGTTAATGGGTTTTTCGCGCACTAATTTATTTAAACGTTTAGAAAGTAGTGGCGTTGCTTTTATCAAATCAATTGAACGCCATATATTACGGAATTTCATTTATTTATCTGCCCTAGAGCAAGGTCTTGATATCCCTATAGGAACTCAAGAAGCTGAATTGTTAGATACAAGTAATAATGATGAAGATACCGATTCTGTAGTAGCAGCTTTGTTTGATACAGAAACGGAAGAAGATGATTTTGACAATTCCGGTCATGTCGAAAATCTAACGCAAAACCTAACCCCTCAACCCCCTTCTATACAAGGGAAGGGGGAGAATTCAAAGCCTCTCTCCTTGCAGGAGAGAGGTTTGGAGAGAGGTTTTCCAGATTCCGTGAAAAGTCAGGAAAAATTTTTTCGTCAAAGAGCAGAATCAATTTACCAAGAATATACAACTCGATATCAACGAAGATTTAAATGGTTGCGGTCTACACTTTTTGATATTAAAAAACTGAAACGAGATTTGTTAGAAGATGCCAAAGCACTGATTAATGTGCTGCAATGTGGCGAGTGGAATCCTCAAAAAGATGAAAAACTTGCTGCTTTAATCAAATTGCTAACAAAAACTCACCCTAATGATAAAGTGCTAATTTTCACACAATTTGCCGATACAGTCCGCTACCTTGCAGATAATTTGCAGTCCAGTCATATTACTAATGTCGCTGGGGTAACAGGTCAATCTAAAGACCCGACATTAATGACGGGAAGATTTAGCCCTGTGAGTAATGGGAAACGGGAGCAAATTTCATCATCAGATGAGTTGCGTATTTTAATCGCCACCGATGTGTTGAGTGAAGGTCATAATTTACAAGATTGTGCAATTATCGTCAATTGGGATTTACCTTGGGCGATTATTCGTTTAATTCAACGCGCCGGAAGAGTAGACCGTATTGGACAAAATGCTGATAAAATTCTCTGTTATTCTTTTTTACCAGCCGAGGGAGTAGAACGGATTATTAATTTGCGAGAACGACTCCGCAAACGACTGCAAGAAAATGCTGAAGTGGTGGGAACTGATGAAGCTTTTTTTGAAGATGATGATGCACGGGTAATTCTTGACCTCTACAATGAAAAATCTGGAATTTTAGATGGTGAAGAAGATACAGAAGTTGATTTGACATCAGAAGCATTTCAAATTTGGAAAAAAGCCACTGATGGTAATCCCGGTTTGAAAAAAACGATTGAGGAAATGGAAAATGTAGTTTATTCTACTCGCGCCCATACTCCCCAACCTGTGCAACCGGAGGGAGTATTGCTTTATATGAAAACCACCGAGGGAAATGATTCTTTAATTTATGTTGACCGCAATGGAAATAGCGTTACTCAATCACAATTAGCAGTTCTTCGGGTGGCGGCGTGTGAAGAATCTACCGCAGCGATACCCAGAGATAAACAGCATCACGAGTTAGTAAACAAGGGTGCTGAATTGATTGCTGAAGATGAGAAAAATGCAGGAGGTCAATTAGGACGACCATCAGGTGCAAGGTTCCGCACTTATGAACGACTGAAAAGTTATGTTCAAGAAATGAAGGGAACGCTATTTGTTAGTGAAGAACTTTTAAAAGCAATTGATGAGATTTACCGTTATCCTTTGCGACAGTCAGCCATTGATACTCTCAACCGTCAACTGAGAAGCGGTATTAATAATCAGCAGTTGGCTGAGTTAGTTGTGGCGCTACGAATGGATGACCGTTTGTGTATTGTAACTGAAGAACTGGAGAAGCGAGAACCTCAGATTATTTGTTCTTTAGGATTATTTTGTAATTCGTAA